In one window of Pseudochaenichthys georgianus chromosome 5, fPseGeo1.2, whole genome shotgun sequence DNA:
- the LOC117446532 gene encoding rootletin isoform X5: MSSVMSLQEENRVLQGELGRLEDLLAHSRADRDELAIKYGAISERLEQALRFETGDNDHDSPDSRSLAQQNVDLRRRLDEEQAAYKRKLTAYQEGQQRQAQLVQKLQAKFLQVLQYKKRCGDLEQMVQERSSELEKHRSHSESSNGRHQDDSSSSLEDALIRLEEEQQRSSSLSAVNAMLREQLEQAGLANEALSHDIRRLTVDWTKAREELDQKESDWRREEESFHSYFSTEHSRLLTLWRQVVGFRRHVCELKSATERDLSDMRNEMSRASHSAQVSCAGLSSTLNTREGGAALNLEREKALRVQLEQQLRERVSEMMNLQTRTDTERSELNIRLSESVREVERLKGQIEERDREIVVHMRRLVEQSGNDETDMQVMRAHTAMLTDTLRDIAQTVLSDGESSSEADQDNSGAPLLALVRGFSPHRSSSPRRSSSPSRPSSLAPLSEAGLSALCSAVANKTLQLQDVRGRLLSAQSSVHQLRKQLSETDLAKKDAEQRNQALQRERDAAQRERETTQREKERLKQERDTLASEKVSLEKTVQTAQSSNQILQMECEKLQLSEASTQRERDHEREEKEAATQERERAKAETQRIQKQLDQSESRASAQRGKLSAVSESQQQVEVERQLLQQEKAQLSDALARAEGSNAELSLLINKLQSEDAALRDSLAKMGSMNEGLAQDKTDLNRYILKLEEEKALLQAQKREAEQERLTIRDELVRLEQDRMELDSARIMLHQSLQEAELSRGGMEAELQTLRTERFKLQEKVTQLCGEVTSLGSELSLARGEGERNEVALEEVGRGRAELTRDKAALVVQLTASERENTVLSEELAAFRSERESLETSLFEVQQQLLQVESRREQLETENQNLRVRCETAAADLKRVRSDGEKMSAQAEREKQALKQTLHAAQLEAQQALRKAISEHQEETERLVSEKEVVRQSLLKEQECALRRLREETEEQLHRAEREREELQGELRSLQHDRDQSLLQAESEKQQALSLKEAEKSVLSERASSLQAELSVAGLEVERMSREASLSKEQEQIRVGALTSELLEIRSQLEDAASVHERELQSLRETCADLQSRTDVAFKELDQCRASLAANQQSRDQLRRDLLDSERRFNQTQDAAEIIRRDGTEFRRSLTDVTKERDTLGQSNTHLREALRSAETERISVKRQCEEKEQRVAVLEGNLSSTQKEVTELRSCLREVERSRLEARRELQELRRQLKVLDAEKEERGREVAELQTRLSLEEQREEERGKEVFIHKQKLIEAETARDSFKKELSLTHKRLLESESGWRGCERELTAQLQEARGCEKKLQDEAKNLALRAVAAQDSAAQSSLQLSEAQGRLAGTEAELTRAEASRRDLEYRLSSLQSALTRTLGIGAGGRGGRGRSPGGSATSPGTMSRHHSISPLRSSLTPPKEFRGSTPDNTLSSVSPERGNTPLPGPQHELDPDTLRSDLRDFLLELREAQRERDDAQCQLGAVQRELEELRLERDSALGRLTHLQNTCQEHQEGKRGLDERLTTTQILLQQQEEAVRRGDRERRALSDRVKDLERALQASEQDKKHTQDQLNKQRAAEMRLEAERRRLREALEAAEARATRVELARRGLEGELQRLKLSVGDREADSQVALQHHEALLKQVAEGEARVSLLQREVERLSQALLKAQEGESLLKETTSSLKKTLQEASSSHSGTQSRLNALQKTLSATEQDKRLLQERMDEARAALSEGKRNVVILTEHVQSLQSELEQSKLRREEAEAELNNTQKALCQRSVGVAEAQRGAQSAQTERTAVEERLRGLQRAVAMLETEKKDAERQAVRLEKDKDALRSTLDKVERQKLKTEEGSMRLSAEKSRLDRSLNTTEQELQDAQQQILMLQTQLAETEQSQNLCESFARQRDEAQREAERLRTSFRDVEHTLGTRERAHRHRVKGLEEQVSTLKEQLQQEMKRRQTSLPPSLLSAGK, from the exons ATGTCCTCCGTCATGTCGCTGCAGGAGGAGAACCGGGTGCTGCAGGGCGAGCTGGGCCGGCTAGAGGACCTGCTGGCTCACAGCCGAGCCGACCGGGACGAGCTCGCCATCAAGTACGGTGCAATCAGTGAGAGG CTGGAGCAGGCGCTGCGTTTCGAGACAGGAGACAACGACCACGATTCGCCGGACTCTCGCAGCTTGGCGCAGCAGAATGTGGACTTGCGGCGGCGGCTGGACGAGGAGCAGGCGGCCTACAAGCGTAAACTCACTGCATACCAGGAGGGTCAGCAGAGGCAGGCACAGCTCGTGCAGAAGTTGCAGGCCAAG TTTCTTCAGGTACTGCAGTACAAAAAGAGATGTGGGGATCTAGAGCAGATGGTGCAGGAGCGCTCATCAGAGTTGGAGAAACACAGG AGCCACAGTGAATCCTCAAATGGTCGGCATCAAGACGACTCAAGCAGCAGCCTGGAGGATGCTTTAATCCGTCTGGAGGAAGAACAGCAGAG GAGCAGCAGTTTGTCTGCGGTGAATGCCATGCTGAGAGAGCAGCTGGAGCAGGCCGGGTTGGCCAACGAGGCTCTCAGCCACGACATCCGCAGGCTTACTGTTGATTGGACGAAAGCCAGGGAGGAACTGGACCAGAAGGAGTCTGACTGGAGGAGGGAAGAAGAG TCTTTCCACAGTTATTTCAGTACTGAGCACAGTCGACTGCTGACGCTGTGGAGGCAAGTGGTCGGGTTTCGGAGGCATGTCTGTGAACTGAAGAGCGCCACAGAAAG GGACTTGTCAGACATGCGTAACGAGATGTCTCGGGCGTCCCACTCTGCTCAGGTGTCTTGTGCAGGTCTGTCTTCCACCCTGAACACACGGGAGGGGGGAGCAGCGCTGaacctggagagagagaaagctcTGCGGGTTCAGCTGGAGCAGCAGCTGAGAGAACGAGTGTCCGAGATGATGAATCTCCAGACCAGGACAGACACAGAGAGGAGTGAGCTCAACATCAG GTTATCAGAGTCAGTGCGAGAGGTGGAGAGACTAAAGGGACAAattgaagagagagacagagaaattgTTGTACATATGAGGAGGCTTGTG GAACAGAGTGGTAACGATGAGACTGACATGCAGGTGATGAGAGCTCACACTGCGATGCTGACAGACACCCTGCGAGACATCGCTCAG ACGGTGTTGTCTGATGGAGAGTCGTCATCAGAGGCGGACCAGGACAACTCTGGAGCTCCACTGCTAGCGTTGGTGCGGGGCTTCTCCCCCCACCGCTCCTCCTCTCCCCGCAGGTCGTCCTCCCCCTCTCGACCCTCCTCTCTGGCTCCCCTTTCTGAGGCAGGGCTGTCAGCTTTGTGCTCTGCAGTCGCAAACAAGACACTCCAGCTGCAG GATGTTCGAGGGCGTCTGCTCTCTGCTCAGTCTTCGGTTCATCAGTTGCGCAAGCAGCTTTCGGAGACTGATCTGGCAAAAAAAGATGCCGAACAGCGCAACCAAGCtctgcagagagagagggatgctgctcagagagagagggagaccacacagagagagaaggagCGTCTGAAGCAGGAGAGGGACACGCTGGCCAG TGAGAAGGTGAGCCTGGAGAAGACGGTGCAGACGGCACAGAGCAGCAACCAGATCCTGCAGATGGAGTGTGAGAAGCTCCAGCTGAGCGAGGCGTCCAcacagcgagagagagatcatgagagggaggagaaggaggccgCCACGCAGGAGAGAGAGCGGGCCAAGGCCGAGACTCAGAGGAT ACAAAAGCAGTTGGATCAGAGTGAGAGTCGGGCCTCCGCTCAGCGTGGGAAGCTGTCTGCAGTGAGCGAGTCTCAACAGCAGGTGGAGGTTGAGCGGCAGCTGCTGCAGCAAGAGAAAGCCCAACTGTCTGACGCACTGGCTCGG GCTGAGGGCAGTAACGCAGAGCTCTCCCTGCTGATAAACAAGCTGCAGTCTGAGGACGCAGCTCTCAGAGACTCTCTGGCCAAGATGGGAAGCATGAACGAGGGGCTGGCCCAGGACAAAACTGACTTAAACAGATACATTCTCAAG CTGGAGGAAGAGAAGGCTCTCCTGCAGGCTCAGAAACGGGAGGCGGAGCAGGAGAGGTTGACCATCAGAGATGAGCTGGTCCGGTTGGAGCAGGACCGGATGGAGCTGGACTCCGCCCGCATCATGCTGCATCAATCACTGCAGGAGGCAGAGCTGAGCCGGGGGGGGATGGAGGCAGAGCTCCAGACTCTCAGGACTGAGAGATTTAAGCTGCAGGAGAAAGTTACCCAG CTTTGTGGCGAGGTGACCTCTCTGGGATCAGAGCTGAGTCTGGCCAGAGGCGAGGGCGAGAGGAACGAGGTGGCGTTAGAGGAGGTGGGTCGTGGGCGGGCAGAACTGACCCGAGACAAAGCTGCACTGGTGGTCCAGCTGACGGCGTCCGAGAGAGAAAACACGGTGCTGTCAGAGGAGCTGGCTGCTTTCAG GTCGGAGCGTGAGTCCCTGGAAACCAGCCTGTTCGAGGTGCAGCAGCAGCTCCTTCAGGTGGAGTCTCGCAGAGAGCAGCTGGAGACAGAGAACCAAAACCTTCGAGTTCGCTGTGAGACCGCAGCAG CTGACCTGAAGCGTGTGCGCTCCGATGGGGAGAAAATGTCGGCTCAGGCTGAGCGGGAGAAACAGGCTCTGAAGCAGACCCTACATGCTGCACAGCTGGAGGCCCAGCAGGCTTTACGCAAGGCCATCTCTGAACACCAGGAGGAGACGGAGAGACTGGTCTCAGAAAAG GAAGTGGTGCGGCAGAGTCTGCTGAAGGAGCAGGAGTGCGCTCTGAGGAGGCTCAGAGAGGAGACGGAGGAGCAGCTCCACagagcagagagagaaagagaggagctgcagggagagCTGAGGAGTCTGCAGCACGACCGAGATCAGAGCCTGCTGCAGGCAGAGAGCGAGAAACAGCAG GCCCTTTCTCTGAAGGAGGCAGAGAAAAGTGTGTTGTCTGAGAGGGCGTCCTCCCTGCAGGCGGAGCTGTCAGTGGCAGGCCTGGAGGTCGAGCGGATGTCAAGAGAAGCCTCTCTTTCCAAAGAGCAGGAGCAG ATTAGAGTCGGGGCTCTCACCAGCGAGCTGCTGGAGATTCGCTCTCAGCTGGAAGATGCAGCTTCTGTTCATGAAAGGGAACTCCAGAGTCTGAGGGAGACTTGTGCTGACCTTCAGTCTCGCACTGATGTGGCTTTCAAAGAG CTGGACCAGTGCAGAGCTTCTCTCGCAGCTAACCAGCAGAGTCGAGACCAGCTGAGGCGGGACCTGTTGGACAGCGAGCGGCGTTTCAACCAAACTCAGGACGCTGCAGAGATCATCAGAAGAGACGGGACGGAGTTCCGGCGCAGCCTCACTGACGTCACCAAGGAGAGAGACACACTCGGCCAGTCCAATACTCATCTGAGAGAAGCTCTACGAAGTGCAGAAACAGAGAGGATCAG TGTGAAACGCCAGTGTGAGGAGAAGGAGCAGAGGGTGGCTGTGCTGGAGGGAAACCTGTCCTCCACTCAGAAGGAGGTGACGGAGCTGCGCAGCTGCCTGAGGGAAGTCGAAAGGTCACGACTTGAAGCTCGGCGAGAACTCCAGGAGCTCCGCAGACAG CTGAAGGTTCTGGATGCAGAgaaggaggagagagggagggaggtggCCGAGCTGCAGACTCGCCTGTCGCTGGAGGagcaaagagaggaggagagagggaaaGAAGTTTTTATCCACAAACAGAAGTTAATTGAAGCTGAAACAGCTCGAGACTCCTTCAAGAAAGAG CTCTCCTTGACTCATAAGCGTCTGCTGGAGTCTGAGTCAGGCTGGCGAGGCTGTGAGAGAGAGCTGACGGCTCAGCTGCAGGAGGCGCGAGGCTGCGAGAAGAAGCTGCAGGATGAAGCCAAGAACCTGGCCCTGCGCGCTGTGGCGGCTCAGGACTCTGCGGCTCAGAGCAGCCTGCAGCTGAGCGAGGCTCAGGGCCGTCTGGCCGGCACCGAGGCCGAGCTGACCCGGGCCGAGGCCTCCAGGAGGGACTTGGAGTATCGTCTGAGCAGCCTTCAGTCGGCGCTGACGCGGACGCTGGGCATCGGGGCCGGGGGCAGGGGGGGCCGGGGGAGGAGCCCGGGGGGGAGCGCCACATCACCAGGCACTATGTCGCGCCACCACAGCATCTCACCTCTCAGGTCCTCACTGACGCCTCCGAAAG AATTTCGAGGAAGCACTCCTGACAATACCTTGAGCTCAGTGTCTCCGGAGAGAGGGAACACACCGCTGCCTGGTCCTCAGCATGAGCTGGACCCCGACACACTGCGAAGTGATTTGAGGGACTTCCTGCTGGAGCTGCGTGAggctcagagagagagg GATGACGCTCAGTGCCAGCTGGGGGCCGTGCAGCGGGAGCTGGAGGAGCTGAGGCTGGAACGAGACTCTGCTCTGGGTCGTCTCACTCACCTGCAAAACACCTGTCAGGAACACCAAGAAG GGAAGCGTGGACTGGACGAGCGTCTGACCACCACTCAGATTTtgctgcagcagcaggaggaggcggtgaggagaggggacagagagaggagagCTCTCAGCGACAGAGTGAAGGATTTAGAGCGAGCGCTGCAGGCCTCTGAGCAGGATAAAAAACatacacag GATCAGTTGAATAAGCAGCGTGCGGCTGAGATGCGTCTGGAGGCCGAGAGGAGGCGTCTGCGGGAGGCGCTGGAGGCAGCCGAGGCCCGAGCCACCAGGGTGGAGCTGGCGAGGCGAGGCCTGGAGGGGGAGCTGCAGAGACTCAAACTGAGTGTGGGGGACCGGGAGGCGGACAGCCAGGTCGCCCTGCAGCACCATGAGGCTCTCCTGAAACAG GTGGCAGAAGGAGAAGCCCGTGTGTctctgctgcagagggaggTGGAGAGGCTGAGCCAGGCTCTGCTCAAAGCTCAGGAAGGAGAGTCTTTACTCAAAGAGACGACCTCTTCCCTCAAAAAGACCCTCCAGGAGGCTTCATCTTCTCACAGCGGCACACAGAGTCGCCTGAACGCTCTGCAGAAGACGCTGAGCGCGACTGAGCAGGACAAAAGGCTTCTACAG GAGCGGATGGATGAAGCCCGGGCGGCACTATCGGAGGGCAAAAGGAACGTGGTCATCCTCACTGAGCATGTGCAAAGTTTGCAGAGTGAGCTGGAACAGAGCAAGCTGAGACGAGAAGAAGCGGAGGCCGAGCTCAACAACACTCAAAAG GCTCTTTGTCAGCGCTCTGTCGGTGTGGCAGAGGCTCAGCGCGGCGCCCAGTCGGCTCAGACAGAGCGGACCGCTGTGGAGGAGCGGCTGCGTGGGCTGCAGCGAGCCGTGGCCATGCTCGAGACCGAGAAAAAAGATGCAGAGAGACAAGCTGTGAGGCTGGAGAAAGACAAGGACGCACTGAGGAGTACACTGGATAAG GTTGAGCGTCAGAAGCTGAAGACTGAGGAAGGCAGTATGCGGCTCTCTGCGGAGAAAAGCCGCTTGGACCGCTCTCTGAACACCACGGAGCAGGAGCTGCAGGACGCACAGCAACAGATCCTGATGCTGCAG ACTCAGCTGGCTGAGACAGAGCAGTCACAGAATCTGTGTGAGAGTTTTGCGAGGCAGCGGGACGAGGCCCAGCGGGAGGCGGAGAGACTCAGGACGAGCTTCAGGGACGTGGAGCACACGCTGGGCACCAGAGAGCGAGCTCACCGACACAGAGTGAAGGGCCTGGAGGAGCAG